Below is a window of Populus alba chromosome 2, ASM523922v2, whole genome shotgun sequence DNA.
TTGAGAATgtgattatgattgtttttcaaagtgtttttttgcttagaaatgtattaaaataatgtttttttaaaaaaaaaattcatttttgacatcaacaaattaaaacaatttgaaaacacaaacaaaataaaatgtttgaaTTTTCAGAAACCTCTTTCTGAGCTGCACTCCCAAGAGCTAAATTTCAAAAACCCTTAAGAGGGCCATTTAGGAATCTAATGTTACCTCTTAAAATGCCACTGTCTTCTAATTCATTGCCAAAATGCACTTGCACTTTGATATAGAATCTTGATATGGGCTCTGAACCCATTTGATATCATTTTGTCAAGAgaacaaaaataacatgaaagcCTGACCCTCTTCTTGGTTGGTGATATTGATCCAGTGGCAGATGAGTTGAAGTTGAAACCTGCCCTTAATGCAGCTGCAGTTCTTATTGTAAGTAAGTCAGATCTAACTTGCTAGGATTGAAGGGAGATTTTGTGAATAAATTCTTATAAGTTTGGACTCTTACTTGTGTAGACGGAATTTTGTTTTCGTGGCATGCATCATTCAtttatacaaatatcagttatggTCAGTTTATGAAGACAAGTCTCAGAATAGATGGTGTAGTATAGACTTGTTAAAGGCCTTAGGTTTTAGCATTTCTGATTTTGATGTTTGCTTGCGTCTAAGAAATCCTTAATCCATAACTGCACACTGGAACCTGCAGTTTTATGAAATCTTCTCGGGATGTATATGTTACCAATTATTTCTATTGATTACATTTTTGCTTTCTGACAATGTTATAGTTATGGATATTGATTCTTAGTTTCGTTATTTGTTCCCCTTGCTTTTAATCACGGGTGATGAGTTAGTTGAGTTAAGTCAAGTttactctagttttttttctcaaaattttttaaatgaaattgattTCTTTAATGATTCCATCATTTGACATTATACTATTAACCCttgagctttgtaattttttcatttttttgttggattatCTCGAGTGTAAGTTAATCAAGTTAATCCGAattaactcatatttttttttagaatttttttttatttaacttggattttttttccatgtgtttttttttttcaaatctagttttctttttaatcttatatCGTGACTGCAAGTTAGTCGAGATAACTTATGtttactctaattttttttttttttgaagttttttttttaaaaaattttcttttgatattaaGTTTCTAGACCTTGtgctttttgaattttattttttaagaagttATATAAATCTCATATTTCAAGACATGTGTTAATGAATTAATCCAAGTTGGTTTATTAtcagcaaattttttttttttttaacctataaaaaatataacccaCCACTGTCTGGTATTTACTAGTTTGCGCGGTTAGTTTGTCATTGATTGTTTACATAGCATGACACAACCAACCTGTACGTTCTTGGAAGTAACTATCCTTCCGGATGCTTTCTTGGACCTTATGGCCGACATGCTGCGAAATGAATTAACATGGCTCTCAGTTTTGAACATTTGATCATTCTCATCTCTCAACACAAATCTCTCACCAGCTCCTAACTGGATGATCTCCATAGGCATTGGGGATCAGAAATACGCAACGGTACTGGGGTTCCTCCTGCCATCATCGATGATGGGCAATCGTTCTTCCTCTGAGAAATGACGAGTCTTTTACATGGTCCGAGTCTGTCTAAATAACTGATTTTAGCATTTTGTGAAGACTTGAACCTTGAAAACAATGTAGAAGCCATAAGCAAAACTTCCATCAACCGAGTACAGTTCTTAGTCCTACTCTTACCAACCCAAGGGCAATCTGCAAGTCTCTAATTCATGGCCAAAAAATGTGAAGGACCCTTGCCACCGTCGAAGGACAAACCACCTCTTTGGCACTGCTGTCCAATCACGATACAATCCCTCACTGTATAGAAAGATTCCATAAACCACAAACCACAGAAACAACAGCTCACCTACCTGACAGCCCCTAAATGATAAGGAGTGCTAATTCTCTTTAATCGAAACAGCTATCCCAGCTGTCATTACCACAATCTAGTGCTTCTGTTTTACTACGAATACGATAATGTCcttgaatttagttttatttaggagaaaactttttaattttctctcgcGAATTGATCAGCGGTTTtcttaatggaaaaaaaatgcaaagaaagCGGAGCAACCAAATAACTATTTGTGCATCAGGTAAGAAGAAAACCTAAGGCGAGTTTTAAAATCTTCTGACTGATTTATCCCCAGTTAAAAATCGCTAAATTGCCCGCCATCCTTGTAGAAGCACCAAGGGTTGACTTGGCCCAATTTATTGTAAGaggttaatttgatcaaattcagGGGCAATTTTTAGCCATTATCCTCATCCCTCTGGTCCACTTGGAGAAGTCATTGTTAAATATACTTCGCTATAAACATAGTCCCTCAACCTCAAGGATACAGCAGGATTCCTATACAATTTAATCAGATGGGTTGATAACTAAACTACGAGTGGAATGAGCACTAGGCGATAGTCGTGTGGCCATGGTGCCCTTGTCCAGATACATctgcataaaataaatttttgaatcgCCATCACATAGAGCTCTGAATGGGAGCTGACAACTTGAGTTCATGTGCCGCTTGGAAAAATTCTGCCGCTTGTTTTAGAGAGCCTTccatttttgaaatcaaaccaaGATTTAACCATGCTTCGTGATTTGTCGGGTCCAATCTCAACGCATGCATTAAAAAGCTTCTCGCAATGGGAAGTGACTGGGTACCCAGCTTCATCAATACTTCTGCAGTTGCAACAATACTTGGAACATAATCTGGTTCCACCGACAATGAAACCGAAAAAGAAACGAGGGCTTCTTTGTGCAGTGATTGAGATTCAAACAACATTCCTGCAAAATCAtgagaattcatttttttaagctaCCATGCCTAAAGACATTGTTACTGTTGGCAGACGGGTACAGAAAGTTGTCCTTTCTCGGACCAAGTTACAGAGACAGTAAACAACCTGTCGAGTGCCAACTTCTAGGAGAGTGAAACTCCATCAACTTTGCTTTGTCCACACAAATTTTGGCATCACCCCATGAGCCAATTTTTGTGTAAATGTCTGCCAAATCTTGCCATGCTGCCAGTTCCAAGTTTCTTTCTGCAAGTACCTGCAAGGAGGATATCATTCAGCACATTTTCCTCCAGAGTTGAATACTTGGTTACCTAAGATTCTAGCGTCTTTGGAACTAGTGAAGTTGATGTCAAAATGACATGAGATAAATCTTCCAAGTTTTGATTTGTGGTACAAACTATGTTTATCCAAAACTTGGTATACTATGCTAAATTTGAGAcatttatgtttcttaaatTCCTCCAAGTTAATCTTTAACCTGATTAATGACTTCATACAAGAGAGATGACAGGGCATATAAGAAGACACCTCAGACTTCAAGATATGTGCTTGCTCAGGGTTCTTGGCTTGGATATCCCGTTGTGCTTGGATAAGAGACAGCAATATTCTATATGTTTCTATTGCTTGCTTGGGCTGTTCCTGAGCAATTTGTAGGACAGCCTTCAATCTAAGAAGTTCAAATTGCTCTATCCTCTCAGCCGCGTCCAAAGCAAAGTCCACAACTGTTTGAGCATCTCTGAACCGCTGCTCTGCAGAAACTACGAGGGCCAATAACTTCCAACCTTTCACCGTGTTTCCAGCCATCATTTCAGAACACACAATTGCATTGTCAAAAGCAGCACCCAGGTTCCTTTGCAGCATGTTTTCCAGCCCAAGGCTATACATCACTTCTGGATCCTCATTCCTATTTAATGCTGCATTGTTGAGAGAGTTCACAGACTCTTTATGTAAGAGAAATCTTTCAGAATCAGACAAGGAAACTCTTGCCGCATTCCCATAGCAAATACCAAGGCACTTGTGTGCCTGACCAATGAAATGTTGATTCTGATGATCAGCCAAATCAAGCACCTTACGAGCAAAATTGATACCTTCTTGAGCATGCATTGGGTCTTGGGAACACAACTTCGCTCCCAACAAAAAGGAAGGGATATGCGGTTTGTTCTTTGATTCTGAACAACCAGAAACTTTCTTTAACAGGTTCAAGGCTGCTTCGTTCTGACCTGCAGCACTGTAACAAAGTGCAAGAAGATACCATCTCTCAGCTCGGGTATAGACACCTGGAAGGGCCTGCTCCACATGCTCAGCTAACAACTCAAACTGCCCCACAATTGAGAGTGCATAAGTCAGATGGTCCATGATTTCTCCATCCCACTTTATTTCCCCACGAGCCACCTTACTCATGAGTAGTAACAACAAGAGGATTGCTTCCTCAATGCTACTCTGGGGGCTAGCTGGAAGGGGATGCCTTGCTTCAACAGCACTATAAAGTAACATAGAAGCTAATTCCTTTTGCACACCAGCCAAAATCTGTGGGTCCAAATTCCATGGCCTGACAAGAGCCCTACGGTAAGAAGCGATAGCTTCGTCAAGCAAGCCTGCCTTTGTCCACAGAGCAGGTAGCAACTCTAATGCTTTGTGAAACATCTCCTCCAGTTTGCAGTCTTCACCAATGCCTTCAGGCATGCCATTAGGTAGAGCTGATTCAACTATGTTCAAAATAATTCTGCATTCCTTTGCAGCCTCTAATGCACGGAACAAGCATAAGAAACATTTGAGATTTTGAATTGGAAATACAGAAAAGATCCATCAATATCAAGCCAGTGAAGTCCTATGTGGGGTCAAGACATGTTTTATGCCAAAAACcaagttttataaagaaaaagcaTCCCATAATTCAAATTGCATAACCAGACATCTTTGGTCAAAAGAAGATGGAATAGGAATGAGCGGGGACAGAATGCATTTTCGAGAAAACTAAAGTCCATTAACATCGTTTGAATTTCGAATTCTACAAAAGCCCATCCAATTTCCCCATTCGAGATTCAGCAGTAACAAGCTAAAaagattaagaaagaaaatgaaaataaaaattataccaCTGTGATGCCCAAGTTCCTCGAGTGATTTTGCTTTAAGCAATATTGCTTCAACAAGTAGACTCACTGAATGCATAGACATCACACTTGGAGGCCCAATTTCACCTTTGGACCGTGGCTTTCTATAGTGAATTCTTTCAACGATAGCCTTGATCATTTTGGGGGTTAAAACCTTACTGTCAATACCCTGGAATACCTGAAGGGCTGCCTCAAGATTCCCTCTCTGATATTCAAGTCTCCCTAACAATGCCCTAGCTTCCTGTATCACATTCAAAGatgaaaatattcaaagaacaATTTCGTATTATTGGTCGAGGTTAGTGTTAAAAGTTATAATACACACACCTCATAATTCAGTGAGAGAGCCTCTTTGAGAGTAGATTCGGCTTCATCCACCTGAATAACCTCAAGTTTAGACTCCCAGTCTCCTGTTGTCCTCGACGAAAGCCCACTCGCCGAGAAATCCCTCGTTGCCAGAGACTCCGGTGACTGCTGTTGTTCATCAAATTTGAATTGCTCTCCTGAGCATGCACACAACATCTTGACCAGAATCCAACGGCGAAATTCGGAATTCTTTTGGTCAAGTAGAATAAAAAATGTCAGTCCTCAGCCAATTCTTCGCATGTAATGATAgcaattcataaaatattagcctttATTTCGAAAACGAAACACACTATTGAGGCTATAACAATGCCATTTATGGCAGGTAACAGCACGCCTCTCTCAAACAACAACGCATAGCCATAGGAAACGACGATGACCCATTTAATAACAGCGTCCCTAAAAACAATGCATCACAACAGAAAcccaaaaggaaaaggaaggggCAAAGAGGAAGCATTGAAAGAGACGAGCAAGAATGAGACGagtgtatataaaataaaaataaaaagggaataAATAACAGCAAAATACACAGGCGGGATAAGAAAGGGGGCAGACATACAAGAGGGCAGAGATTTGAACTTACCAATCAACAGAATTAATCCAGCGACGTTTGTTTACTTGCAGCATTCATTTTCAAGCCCGTCAAAGCTACACCTGCATTGCTACTTTCTCTAGTAAAAGgaagcgttttttttttttagataatggaAGAAGAAATAACATGGGGAGTTGGATTTAGAGATCTGATAGTGATGATAATGAGAAGGCAAGGACtagctatttgttttgtttttttctttattattattatgcaaaGGTTGAAGTAGCTGACACAGGGATTTGGCAGTGCAAGAATGGGCCATTAGATCTATTAAGTAAAATACTGAGTTCACTGTAGTCCGTGCACAGTCAATTATGTCTATAGCCACATAGAAATTatccttttactttttattctttaattttttaagttttatttgaagttAGGGTATTCTTTGCAAATgactaatttatcatttttgttttatctggGACAgcaccattttttatttttt
It encodes the following:
- the LOC118035805 gene encoding protein NPGR1 encodes the protein MLCACSGEQFKFDEQQQSPESLATRDFSASGLSSRTTGDWESKLEVIQVDEAESTLKEALSLNYEEARALLGRLEYQRGNLEAALQVFQGIDSKVLTPKMIKAIVERIHYRKPRSKGEIGPPSVMSMHSVSLLVEAILLKAKSLEELGHHSEAAKECRIILNIVESALPNGMPEGIGEDCKLEEMFHKALELLPALWTKAGLLDEAIASYRRALVRPWNLDPQILAGVQKELASMLLYSAVEARHPLPASPQSSIEEAILLLLLLMSKVARGEIKWDGEIMDHLTYALSIVGQFELLAEHVEQALPGVYTRAERWYLLALCYSAAGQNEAALNLLKKVSGCSESKNKPHIPSFLLGAKLCSQDPMHAQEGINFARKVLDLADHQNQHFIGQAHKCLGICYGNAARVSLSDSERFLLHKESVNSLNNAALNRNEDPEVMYSLGLENMLQRNLGAAFDNAIVCSEMMAGNTVKGWKLLALVVSAEQRFRDAQTVVDFALDAAERIEQFELLRLKAVLQIAQEQPKQAIETYRILLSLIQAQRDIQAKNPEQAHILKSEVLAERNLELAAWQDLADIYTKIGSWGDAKICVDKAKLMEFHSPRSWHSTGMLFESQSLHKEALVSFSVSLSVEPDYVPSIVATAEVLMKLGTQSLPIARSFLMHALRLDPTNHEAWLNLGLISKMEGSLKQAAEFFQAAHELKLSAPIQSSM